A window of Verrucomicrobiia bacterium contains these coding sequences:
- a CDS encoding type II secretion system protein — MRYHKSQRAVPGSAARAGFTLIELLVVIAIIAILAGLLLPALTAAKAKGKAIGCMNNQKQIVLAYIMYSGDNADFIVQTGGSSVLAPNPYAAGYQPSETDANWVLGSVSSGITSTNQDWIRHGLLYPYLKNINVYKCPADSRTANYPSPLGAPTIRSMSMNAWMNPIATESLLTTTVFTVFKKQVDLSVPSQTWVTIDESPGTINDGWFVEDPGSHSTDWVDIPASYHLKGCDLSWADGHASIRKWTDPAILSSPPPGNNTPATAGNGDLAWLLASTTQRK; from the coding sequence ATGCGTTACCACAAATCACAGCGCGCGGTGCCGGGTTCAGCCGCCCGCGCGGGCTTTACGCTGATTGAGTTGCTCGTGGTCATTGCCATCATCGCGATTCTGGCGGGGTTGTTGCTGCCGGCATTGACGGCCGCGAAGGCGAAGGGGAAAGCCATCGGCTGCATGAACAATCAAAAACAAATCGTGCTCGCCTACATCATGTATTCCGGCGACAACGCCGATTTTATCGTGCAGACGGGCGGTTCTTCTGTCCTCGCGCCCAACCCTTACGCCGCCGGTTATCAACCCAGCGAAACTGATGCGAACTGGGTGCTCGGCAGTGTGTCCAGTGGCATCACCTCGACGAATCAGGATTGGATCCGCCACGGTTTGCTTTATCCGTATCTCAAGAACATCAATGTCTATAAATGTCCGGCTGACTCGCGCACCGCGAATTATCCTTCTCCGCTGGGCGCGCCTACCATTCGCAGCATGTCCATGAACGCGTGGATGAATCCGATTGCCACCGAATCATTGCTGACGACGACGGTGTTTACCGTTTTCAAAAAACAAGTGGACCTTTCAGTGCCTTCGCAGACGTGGGTGACGATTGACGAATCGCCGGGCACGATCAATGACGGATGGTTTGTCGAAGATCCCGGTTCGCATTCCACGGATTGGGTGGACATCCCCGCGAGCTATCATCTCAAGGGCTGCGATCTCTCGTGGGCGGACGGCCATGCCTCCATCAGAAAATGGACCGACCCGGCCATCCTCAGTTCGCCGCCGCCCGGCAATAATACTCCTGCCACAGCCGGCAACGGCGACCTTGCGTGGCTGCTCGCCAGCACGACGCAGCGCAAATAA
- a CDS encoding type II secretion system protein, with the protein MKNFRAGFTLIELLVVIAIIAILAGLLLPALNRAKLKATQAACINNEKQLAYAYSLYADDNTDFILPMDKGVANSTLYPAGGYWSGPNNGLGPNPISVIPNPSMSDAQVQAYVGDGFASAPLGKYIPGVGVYHCPGDLRAKIIKIGGPGWAYDSYSKTQNAGGESYDNFWGAGAVYTKLITMADASSTFIFMEDSDSATTPYNNGTWVQTWSLPAKRFTWTDPPVMYHGNVSTCAFADSHAESHKWNDPALIAAGQSEAHGIHAAYPAAAITGPDYQYVYDHYRHPNWQAN; encoded by the coding sequence ATGAAAAATTTTCGCGCGGGCTTTACGCTGATTGAATTGCTCGTGGTCATTGCCATCATTGCGATCCTGGCGGGATTGTTATTGCCCGCGTTGAACCGCGCCAAGTTGAAGGCCACCCAGGCCGCGTGCATTAATAATGAGAAGCAGCTGGCGTACGCGTATTCGCTTTACGCGGATGACAACACCGACTTCATCCTGCCGATGGACAAGGGCGTGGCGAATTCCACGCTCTATCCGGCGGGCGGTTATTGGAGCGGGCCGAACAACGGCCTGGGGCCGAATCCCATTTCGGTCATTCCCAATCCCAGCATGTCCGATGCGCAGGTGCAGGCTTATGTGGGCGATGGTTTCGCGTCCGCGCCGCTTGGCAAATATATTCCGGGCGTGGGTGTGTATCATTGTCCCGGCGATCTGCGCGCGAAGATCATCAAGATCGGCGGACCCGGCTGGGCTTACGATAGCTATTCCAAAACGCAAAATGCCGGCGGCGAATCCTACGACAACTTTTGGGGCGCGGGCGCGGTCTATACGAAGCTCATCACCATGGCCGATGCTTCGTCCACTTTCATTTTCATGGAGGACTCGGATTCCGCCACGACGCCGTATAATAACGGCACATGGGTGCAGACGTGGTCACTGCCCGCGAAACGATTCACGTGGACGGATCCGCCGGTGATGTATCATGGCAATGTCAGCACGTGCGCCTTCGCGGACAGCCATGCTGAATCCCACAAGTGGAACGATCCCGCGCTCATCGCGGCCGGGCAGAGTGAAGCGCATGGCATCCACGCGGCGTATCCCGCGGCGGCGATCACGGGGCCGGATTATCAATACGTTTACGATCACTATCGGCATCCGAATTGGCAGGCGAATTGA
- a CDS encoding RDD family protein — MGLETLSFIWPILFNSRHIVRPVLWRLSGEALGGTPGKLIVGIRIRKVSGEPVGYREAFLRYLPDCIFGILMSVALLISALHMSDAEYDAIPAKLRLQQILERAPSWHKPEQVVENIWVWSELVVLLTNRKRRALHDFIAGTVVIKVAAKEPPMISATIPAG; from the coding sequence ATGGGGCTGGAGACATTATCGTTTATTTGGCCTATATTATTTAATTCTCGGCATATTGTTCGGCCTGTTTTATGGCGTCTATCTGGTGAAGCGCTTGGCGGCACCCCCGGCAAATTAATAGTGGGAATTCGGATTAGGAAAGTTAGTGGAGAACCGGTCGGCTATCGTGAGGCGTTTTTGAGATACCTTCCGGATTGTATTTTTGGGATCTTAATGTCGGTGGCCTTGTTGATATCGGCGTTACACATGTCCGACGCGGAATACGATGCGATCCCGGCCAAGCTTCGTTTGCAGCAAATCCTTGAGCGCGCACCATCCTGGCACAAACCAGAACAGGTTGTGGAGAATATTTGGGTATGGAGTGAGCTGGTTGTCCTGCTCACGAATCGGAAGCGGAGGGCATTGCACGATTTCATCGCGGGCACGGTGGTGATCAAGGTTGCCGCAAAAGAACCGCCGATGATCTCAGCCACGATTCCGGCTGGTTGA
- a CDS encoding carbohydrate binding domain-containing protein: protein MMNQNTFAAKFNFFTGIFKSNRTVRLVAVALIGFAGSARADDNLLTNPGFETGSFSGWNVVGPFLGIQGGHNSTYSAYCGAGPGDNGTTGDLFSQTIPTTVGLNYDVSLWVVGTSGGNGNNYILWDGARVLDEVNQNFGDWTQIEVRVEATSSSSTVGFGFVSNNSYNFDDASVALATPEPSTLAIGGLPVAGLAFWRRKK from the coding sequence ATGATGAATCAAAATACTTTCGCGGCGAAATTTAATTTCTTTACCGGCATTTTTAAATCTAACCGTACAGTGCGGCTCGTGGCGGTGGCGCTGATCGGGTTTGCGGGTTCGGCTCGGGCGGATGATAATTTGCTTACGAATCCTGGATTTGAGACTGGCAGTTTCAGTGGCTGGAATGTGGTGGGGCCGTTCCTCGGAATTCAAGGCGGCCATAATAGCACGTATTCCGCCTACTGTGGCGCGGGTCCCGGTGATAATGGCACGACGGGGGATTTATTTTCTCAAACTATTCCGACGACGGTCGGATTGAATTATGATGTTTCGTTGTGGGTGGTCGGCACGAGCGGCGGGAATGGGAATAATTATATCCTCTGGGACGGCGCGCGGGTGCTTGACGAGGTCAATCAGAATTTCGGCGATTGGACGCAAATCGAGGTGAGGGTGGAAGCCACTTCTTCCAGTTCGACGGTGGGTTTCGGATTTGTCTCGAATAATTCCTATAACTTCGACGACGCTTCCGTGGCGCTGGCCACTCCGGAACCTTCGACGTTGGCGATCGGCGGCCTGCCGGTGGCGGGTTTGGCTTTTTGGCGTCGGAAGAAGTAA